TAGGTTGAGGATTGCACTCGAAACTGCAAGGGCCATTGCATATCTACACTCCGCTGCTACAATATCAGTTTACCATAGAGATATCAAAAGTGCAAATATACTACTTACTGATACCTTGACATCAAAACTGTCAGATTTTGGAGCTTCAAGGTCGATTGAATTAGATGAGACGGGAATACTTACAGCTGTCCAGGGAACCTATGGCTACCTTGATCCTGAATACTACTATACTGGTCGGCTCACAGAGAAAAGCGATGTTTATAGCTTTGGTGTCATCCTAGCAGAGTTACTAACAAGGGTGACGCCAGTTTTTTCTTCCCATTCCTCAGAAGGCAAGAGCCTAGCATCACATGTTGTATCACTCATAAGAGACAATCGATTCTTAGATATTCTAGATGGACAAATTGTTGAGGAAGGAGGGACTGAAGATGCTGAAGTGGTCTCAAGACTCGTGGAAGCATGCTTAAGTTTGAAAGGTGAAGAAAGGCCTACAATGAGGCAGGTGGAGACAATACTTCAAGATGTGCAAAGCTCAAAGGCCCATTACAATGGCCAGACAATAAGCGTGAGCCAGAGTGCTCTAAAAGGCCAGCCATGGAACAAAAACAAAGGAGGTGAAGGAACTAGAATATACAGCATGGAGAATGAGTTCATCCAATCATCGGAAATTCCAAGATGATTTTACTTGCATGGCAAGATGTTGTGGTTATGTTTTTAATAGATGTGGTTCCATAGGGCGGAGTATCGGTTAGGAACTATAGATTATAACCATGTGTGTACTTCCTATGCTAATGGGTCACATAGAGCCAAGTATGTCAAAAGTTAATAAAATGAGTTCAGTTACAACTTCTGTCAAGTTTGTCGCAATGAATTTTAGAAGTTCACAAGAAAAATATGTATTTTTTAGGGAGCGagaaaatatgttgatggaggGTGTCCCGGCGCTGGACAACATGGAGTTGGATGGTGAACAATGGGAGGTTGCCAGACTAGATGCCAAGTGCACATCCAAGGTACATAGGGTTGAAGACGAACTGCCGCCTGAGCACCCAGAATACCTTGTTATAAGCAGGAAGGTAGATGTAAACAATTTTGCCTGAGCATCCATTGCCCGTCCATTGAGTTGCTCAAGTAAGAATGTAATACCAAAGCCCCTATTTCTAACCAAGTTTAAGCTTTCATGTTTCACCACTTGGCCGATAAGGAGTGGGGGCCTACGGAGTATGGACACATGCATTAGTTTGGGAGGCCGAGGGTAGAAATCCTATGTGACTATAGGCTTTCGGTCAAAGTTTTTTAAACGTGTTTACCAATTCTGTGGGCGCGCTTAGCAATCTCCGTTGCGTGTGGGCCACTCTGACTTCGTTGCGTGCGTTCTCTTCTGGACCTATTGTTTTCTCCTGCCGATTCGCTGTCGTTGCTTTGGGTCCGGTGTTGCTTTTTGGcttttttttaacacaatacagacgcaagcgctcaaatacacgcgcatacactcgcccctatgaacgcacacacgcacaccctacccgtaTGAGCACTCTGAAAGACTGAACCGGCAtattatcttgaaatttacgaagtcatcataggcacctcgtcgtcgacggaaacgtctcctcccactgaatgcacatcgccgtaaattccgaaataaatctagaaataaatgcgagcaccaggactagcTGCCTGGGATAGTGTCGTTATTTCCGGTTGGCACGTGCTGTCGGAGGTTCTGGATGTCGTTACCTTGGGGCGGCTCTCACCACGTTTCCCCCTCTTCGGGGCTGCTGTACGCGCAATTTAGACACCTTTTGAGCTGGTCTGCTattttttatgcattagctgattTTCCGGCCACTTAAAAGGCAAAAATGCTCTTCAGTACGAAATAGCATGCAAACTAGCTCCGAAAGGGAGGAAACATGCcatgagtcttcattgcacccttgtACGTAAAAAAAATTGAGGGCattatgataattgttttgatgcaCCTCATGTACAAACCGAACACTCTCAACCAAAGAGTAAGGATTTTTCTAGCCACTTAAAAGGACAAAACACTCTTCGGTGTGAAATAgcgtgcaaatgagctccgaaaggGAGGAAACTTGGTCTATTGTCTTCATTGCACCCTTGTAGGTTGTGGTCAAAAATTAAGGGCGTTACAATAAAAGTTTGATACACCTCATGCACAAACCGAACACTCTCAAACAAAGTGTAACGGCTTCGGACATAAACCACCATCTTTCTCACTCAACTATATTTAAAAAATAgaatttaaaccttttctatgattaaTACACAACATACAAAGCCCCGGGACCATATTTGGACAAATTTTTAGCTGGTCTACTAATTTCGATGCATTAGCTGTTTTTCTAGACACTTAAAAGGGAAAAACTCTCTTTGGTGcaaaatactacctccgtcctggtttattggtccccatagtATTTTGTGCCAAACTTTCACCATATATTTAACTaagtaaataataatgcatgttagcaaaaattatatctctagattcgtatttgaacatagttttgagagatattatttttggttacatgcattaagatttttttagttaaatctaaggtcaaaattttgcacaaaatactaaagggactaataaaccaggacggagataGTAACATGCAAATGAGCTTCGAAAGGGagaaaacttggcatggtgtcttcATTGCACCCTTGTAGGGTGTGGTCAAAAATTGAGGGCGTTACGGCAAAAATTTGATGCACCTAATGTACAAACCGAACACTCTCAAACGAAGTGTAAACTGCTgcctttattttaaaaaaaatcgttTTCACTTCAAATCGTTTCTACGATTAATACACAACATAGACAGCCCCATTGCAAATTTAAGAGTAGTCTACGTTCAGTAAATATATTTTTAATGATTTTTCATACAGAATATATGTGGCAGGCATCCCCCACCGCCCGCCACCGCTAGCTTTCTGAAATTTTGAATTGTGTTGGGTGCGGTTTGCTGAAATAATTTTGTGGCGGGCATAATTTTCACTTGTCACTGATGACAGACATACCTGTGGTGGGCattacatgcgggcccaccattgctgTATTTAGTTCGCTAGAAAATTTGAAAAAGTTTAATAGTGGCGAGTTTTAAATTTTTCCCACCACTGTAGTTGGACGTGCAGTTCCAAAATAGCAGTGGTGGGTTTCTGGCTGTCCCCGTCACTCATTTGAGGCCACCCATAAGCCTTTTTCCAGTAGTGCACATCCGTTTTTGATCTCACCGCCCATTATCGTGCAATGGTGGGTGGTGATTTCTACCCGCCACTGCTACTTTTCCAAAATAGTAGTGGTGGGTTTCTGGCTGTCCCCGCCACTCATTTGAGGCCACCCATAAGCCTTTTTCCAGTAGTACACGTCCATTATCGATCTCacgtccactgccaccagcaacaGTCAAGCCGTGGACTCcgacgaggatgagtagggcatgggaggcggtggGGGCTCGTGTCCCAAGTGGGATGGTCcgtctcccatgttctactctttcTTGTCGGCAACCGCACCCTCACTTCACCGGTCTCATCCCCGCCCCTCATGGAGATGGCGAGATGTGCCCGACGATTGGCAGAAGGGCATAACAAGGACGGGACGCGGAGGATTGATGCCGTCGTAGGATAGATTTAGATCCAATCTTCTTTAGTTAAAATATGTCCAAAATGAAATGAATGTGCTCCGGTTTAGATGAAAATCATccggtttgcatgtaattcatccAGTTTGCGGAAATCAGGTTTGAAATGTATGTGGGTACTATTGGATGGCCGGTTCCTGCATCAGTGTCCGCAGACTGATCCCCCTGTCCGCGGACGAATGCGGTGCCCGATTTGCGGATCAGCATTAAAGATGCCCTCAGATATTCCATTttgaaataaacttctcttttccaAATCAGCAAGCTTCTAGCTCATGGGTATATTCATATACTAGCTTGTAGAGGACGCGCGTGCACAAATCTTGTGCATACAATGGTGTTGGTATACTGGTATGTGTGTGTGGGTTGTGTGTGACTGTGCCTTGTGTTTTCCAAACAACTAGACTTATGGCAAGTCAGTCTAGATTCCACAACGTATTTGACAAAATCCTGGGAGGTTATACAATTTCCCTATATTACATTGTTTTTTATTTAGTGCAGGGATAGTTTGTGTAAAAAAATGttcttatctactccctccgttccaaattatttgtcttggatttgtctagatacagatgtatctagactcattttagtgctaaatacatccgtatctagacaaatctaagacaagtaattcggaacggagggagtatgtagcaCCTATAATTTATTTTTGGGGAGATTTCTGACCTGTTATTTTGTATTATAGGAGAGTGGTATGTCAAAGGAAAAGTTGATTGAGAGTCTAAAGAAGATAGTAGACGTTATAAATGAAGCATTCCAAATTTTGGATAAACTTGAGTTGTCAAGCATAAGTAATGACAATAGAAGACAGACAGTGGTTACCAATCCACCTACTATGGCAATTTCCTCGCAAAAAGTATTTGGTTGAGATAATGACCATGATGAGATCATACAAATGCTTCATGAAAGGGATGGTCATATTCATCCAAGCACCAGCGACAACCTATGCTTTTCTGTAATTGGCATGCATGGAGTTGGCGGATATGGGAAATCTACCCTTGCGCAGTTTGTTTATGCCCATGAAAAAaaaggacaaggaagacaacaaggAAGGCCATTTTGACCTTCTTATGTGGGTTCATGTCTCTCAAAATTTTAGTGTTGGTGACATCTTCAAGGAGTTGTACGAAGCAGCTTGTGAGCCTAAGGTTCCATGCCCTCAATTTAACAACTTGAATGCATTGGGAGAAGAATTGGAAAGCAAAGTAGATGGAAAGCGATTCCTTTTGGTACTAGATGATGTATGGTGCAATAAGGATGTCGGTAATCAGGACATACCAAAGTTACTTTCTCCACTGAAGAAAGGAAAGAAC
The Triticum dicoccoides isolate Atlit2015 ecotype Zavitan unplaced genomic scaffold, WEW_v2.0 scaffold189488, whole genome shotgun sequence DNA segment above includes these coding regions:
- the LOC119344867 gene encoding wall-associated receptor kinase-like 4; this encodes LRIALETARAIAYLHSAATISVYHRDIKSANILLTDTLTSKLSDFGASRSIELDETGILTAVQGTYGYLDPEYYYTGRLTEKSDVYSFGVILAELLTRVTPVFSSHSSEGKSLASHVVSLIRDNRFLDILDGQIVEEGGTEDAEVVSRLVEACLSLKGEERPTMRQVETILQDVQSSKAHYNGQTISVSQSALKGQPWNKNKGGEGTRIYSMENEFIQSSEIPR